One genomic window of Haloferax mediterranei ATCC 33500 includes the following:
- a CDS encoding outer membrane protein assembly factor BamB family protein translates to MPSRRELLCGLGGVALTGTAGCLDFGESRFSPGSDATTDWPMPRHDPENTAFARDAEAPRTGVKERWSGMPDSDVRTPAVVDGTVFAPAPEGLVALDGASGDELWRFAPTELPWARAPIVHDGTVYVTIPTDGLYAIDAKTGEEQWSLTEDIGRCRPHLLAGRLVENPLVLIGDERGVTHALDPANGEERWQIDLFGSIRTMAYRFHTLLIGTSGGELYAYYSQGGTDTPQELWRRKVGSRVESIVPTDNGIVVGTFDGPLRNLRDGTHAGTTDWTAEREHARSPPVHAGSWIYSTGWESLSSLRVYDKNLHWRVGGNFGNVGPVAAGDTLYVPGDDKVHAFDLSGGTGGGRFTFDAKRWSYPVENSGIQGLAVADGALFVACEAHEKNQAGLLCLEPK, encoded by the coding sequence ATGCCCTCCAGACGCGAACTTCTCTGCGGCCTCGGCGGGGTGGCACTCACCGGAACCGCTGGCTGCCTCGATTTCGGCGAATCGCGGTTCTCGCCCGGGTCCGATGCGACGACCGACTGGCCGATGCCCCGACACGACCCCGAAAACACGGCGTTCGCACGCGATGCCGAAGCGCCGCGGACGGGTGTAAAAGAACGATGGTCCGGCATGCCCGACTCCGATGTCCGAACCCCCGCCGTCGTCGACGGCACAGTCTTCGCCCCCGCTCCCGAAGGACTGGTCGCCCTCGACGGAGCGTCGGGAGACGAACTGTGGCGATTCGCGCCAACAGAACTGCCGTGGGCAAGAGCGCCCATCGTCCACGATGGCACCGTCTACGTCACAATACCTACTGACGGTCTCTACGCCATCGACGCGAAGACGGGGGAAGAACAGTGGTCGCTCACCGAGGATATTGGCCGCTGTAGACCACATCTGTTGGCTGGTAGGCTCGTAGAGAATCCGCTCGTCCTCATCGGCGATGAGAGGGGAGTCACCCATGCGCTCGACCCCGCGAACGGCGAGGAGCGATGGCAAATAGATCTCTTTGGTTCGATCAGAACAATGGCGTACCGCTTTCACACGCTGCTTATCGGCACCAGCGGCGGGGAACTCTACGCGTACTACTCGCAAGGCGGAACTGACACACCGCAAGAGCTCTGGCGTCGAAAGGTAGGCAGTCGAGTTGAGTCGATAGTCCCGACGGACAACGGCATCGTCGTCGGCACGTTTGACGGTCCGCTTAGAAACCTCCGGGATGGAACTCATGCCGGGACCACTGACTGGACCGCAGAAAGGGAACACGCCCGCTCACCGCCGGTGCATGCCGGGTCGTGGATCTACAGCACCGGGTGGGAGTCACTTTCCTCACTTCGCGTGTACGACAAAAACCTCCACTGGCGCGTCGGCGGAAACTTCGGGAACGTCGGGCCCGTCGCCGCGGGAGACACACTCTACGTACCGGGGGACGACAAGGTCCATGCGTTCGATCTTTCGGGAGGGACTGGCGGAGGGCGGTTTACCTTCGATGCGAAGCGGTGGTCGTATCCCGTCGAGAACAGCGGTATCCAGGGACTCGCTGTCGCTGACGGTGCGCTGTTCGTCGCCTGTGAGGCGCACGAAAAGAATCAGGCGGGGCTGCTCTGCCTCGAACCGAAGTGA
- a CDS encoding histone produces the protein MSVELPFAPVDAIIRQNAGELRVSAGAAEALARRIQDHGAELAIDAAERATADGRKTLMAADFGVQQVVDRDDLYLPIAPIDRIARLRIDDRYRVAMDARIALADILEDYANNVAGAAVKLAHHADRRTVQAEDIETYFSLFE, from the coding sequence ATGAGTGTCGAGCTACCGTTCGCCCCGGTAGACGCGATTATCCGGCAGAACGCAGGTGAGTTGCGAGTCAGCGCAGGCGCTGCGGAAGCACTCGCCCGCCGGATTCAGGACCACGGTGCTGAGTTGGCGATAGACGCCGCCGAACGGGCGACGGCGGACGGTCGTAAGACGTTGATGGCCGCGGACTTCGGCGTCCAGCAGGTCGTCGACCGCGACGACCTGTATCTCCCCATCGCGCCTATCGACCGCATCGCCCGCCTCCGAATCGACGACCGCTACCGCGTCGCGATGGACGCTCGAATCGCACTGGCCGATATCCTCGAAGACTACGCCAACAACGTGGCGGGTGCCGCCGTCAAACTCGCACACCACGCCGACCGGCGAACGGTCCAAGCCGAGGACATCGAGACCTACTTCTCCCTCTTCGAATAA
- a CDS encoding DUF309 domain-containing protein encodes MDDSLRAGIAIYNAGAYRAAHGAWESTWLTLENGSDDERFLHGLIQFTAAVHHVHDGNDSGAVGLARSAQRYLDGLDDDYRSVSLGGVRSYLARLEADSGADAESNGGADGDRDAIREDPPELRFDGRVVTYDDLDFEAVVVAAETLAEELDEYDETVVSDAVEYARKEVEDGTQTQFTAMVFDFVQNETQRGLVFQRMKEHVRRKRRRKDDVAGLFD; translated from the coding sequence ATGGACGATTCGCTTCGCGCCGGCATCGCTATCTACAACGCGGGCGCGTATCGAGCAGCACACGGTGCGTGGGAGTCAACGTGGTTGACCCTCGAAAACGGAAGCGACGACGAGCGGTTTCTCCACGGACTCATCCAGTTCACCGCGGCGGTCCACCACGTCCACGACGGAAACGACTCCGGAGCGGTGGGACTCGCACGGAGCGCACAGCGGTATCTCGACGGTCTCGACGACGACTACCGCAGCGTGAGCCTCGGGGGTGTTCGGTCGTATCTCGCCCGTCTCGAAGCCGACTCGGGTGCAGATGCTGAGAGCAACGGAGGTGCTGACGGCGACAGGGACGCAATTCGTGAGGACCCACCCGAACTTCGGTTCGACGGTCGAGTCGTCACCTACGATGACCTCGATTTCGAGGCCGTCGTCGTCGCCGCCGAAACGCTCGCAGAAGAGTTAGATGAGTACGACGAGACCGTCGTGTCCGATGCAGTCGAGTACGCCCGCAAGGAGGTCGAAGACGGGACACAGACGCAGTTCACCGCGATGGTGTTCGACTTCGTACAGAACGAGACACAGCGTGGACTCGTCTTTCAGCGGATGAAAGAACACGTCAGACGGAAACGCCGACGCAAAGACGACGTGGCCGGTCTCTTCGACTAG
- the cca gene encoding CCA tRNA nucleotidyltransferase, with product MTNSDLAAVVAAVRERIDPDEEERRALAEAAAELESRVHDALAELPVEADVLQVGSTARGTWLSGDRDIDLFVRFPDDLDREQLAEYGLEVGHAVLPDGHEEYAEHPYVKGDYDGFDVDLVPCYDVPTASDIRSAVDRTPFHNEYLVERLDDDLAADVRVFKRFLKGIGAYGSDLRTEGFSGYLAELLVLEHDGFEPLLQAATDWHPQVEFDPEDHGTRTFSDPLVVIDPTDPERNVAAVCSAANVARLQHYARDLLADPREDLFFQAGPPALDAEAIRSHLDRRGTTPAAVVFDAPDLVDDQLYPQLRKSLDGIADELDRRGFDVFRTELFAADDDAVLFVELSVAERPAVERHVGPPVHVRQHAEGFYGAYENGNGYYGPFLDGDRYVVEREREFTSATKFLTSDALFDVALGKHVESTLREDGYDVLVGDEVATLAATFGAELGRYFDPRP from the coding sequence ATGACGAACTCGGACCTCGCCGCGGTCGTCGCCGCAGTCCGCGAGCGCATCGACCCCGACGAGGAAGAACGTCGGGCGCTCGCCGAGGCGGCGGCGGAACTCGAATCCCGCGTCCACGACGCGCTGGCGGAGCTGCCGGTGGAGGCTGACGTGCTCCAAGTCGGCAGCACCGCCCGCGGAACGTGGCTCTCGGGTGACCGCGACATCGACCTCTTCGTTCGGTTTCCTGACGACCTCGACCGCGAGCAGTTGGCGGAGTACGGTCTCGAAGTCGGCCACGCCGTCCTCCCCGACGGCCACGAGGAGTACGCCGAACATCCGTACGTGAAAGGCGACTACGACGGCTTCGACGTCGACCTCGTTCCTTGTTACGACGTTCCCACGGCCTCTGATATTCGCTCGGCCGTCGACCGCACGCCGTTCCACAACGAGTACCTCGTGGAACGACTGGACGACGACCTCGCGGCCGACGTACGCGTGTTCAAGCGCTTCCTGAAGGGCATCGGCGCATACGGGAGCGACCTCCGAACGGAAGGGTTCTCGGGCTACCTCGCCGAATTGCTCGTGCTCGAACACGACGGCTTCGAACCCCTACTACAGGCAGCCACCGATTGGCACCCGCAGGTCGAATTCGACCCGGAAGACCACGGAACGCGGACGTTTTCGGACCCACTCGTCGTTATCGACCCGACGGACCCGGAGCGAAACGTCGCGGCCGTCTGCTCGGCAGCAAACGTCGCGCGACTTCAACACTACGCCCGAGACCTGCTGGCAGACCCGCGCGAGGATCTATTCTTCCAAGCTGGCCCGCCGGCGCTCGATGCGGAAGCAATCCGTTCGCATCTCGACCGCCGCGGGACGACGCCAGCAGCGGTCGTCTTCGATGCACCGGACCTCGTGGACGACCAACTCTACCCGCAACTTCGGAAGTCGCTCGACGGCATCGCGGACGAACTCGATAGGCGAGGATTCGACGTGTTCCGAACCGAGTTGTTCGCCGCCGACGACGACGCGGTACTATTTGTCGAACTGTCGGTCGCCGAGCGGCCCGCAGTCGAACGCCACGTCGGGCCACCGGTCCACGTCCGACAGCACGCAGAGGGTTTCTACGGAGCGTACGAAAACGGCAACGGCTACTACGGCCCGTTCCTCGATGGTGACCGCTACGTCGTCGAGCGAGAGCGTGAGTTCACCTCCGCGACGAAGTTCCTTACGAGCGACGCGCTGTTCGACGTTGCGCTCGGAAAACACGTGGAATCGACGCTTCGAGAGGACGGATACGACGTGCTCGTCGGCGACGAGGTAGCCACCCTCGCCGCGACGTTCGGTGCGGAGTTAGGTCGTTACTTCGACCCGAGACCGTGA
- a CDS encoding single-stranded DNA binding protein codes for MGVIEDVYDDLDTDVEFEKFEAAVKDKVEQMGGLADEETAAMLIAHELRDEEVNGIADIEPGMEDVKFLAKVVSIGELRTFERDDEDEDGQVINIEVADETGRIRVSLWDGMAAGAKENLEVGTVLRVGGRPKEGYNGVEVSASKVEEDIDAEVDVQVLDTYRVEDLALGLSDVNLEGTILDTGTVRTFDRDDGTEGRVSNLSIGDPTGRIRVTLWDERADLVEELETGESVEVVDGYVRERDGSLELHVGSRGAVEVIDEDIEYVPETTDIEALELGQTVDIAGGVIESDGKRTFDRDDGSQGQVRNIRVKDDTGDIRVALWGEKADTDVDLADYVVITDVQIKEGWQDDLEASAGWRSSVTVMDDAPDGTGGSNDADATATSDQGLGAFSDDGSASGSSAGDKSENVASSGASATGTSDESGEPVEFTGTVVQAGNPVILDDGSQTKTVETDADLGLGDEVTVNGTETDDRIDAETVEVHTGAQR; via the coding sequence ATGGGCGTCATCGAGGATGTCTACGACGACCTCGACACCGATGTCGAGTTCGAGAAGTTCGAAGCGGCGGTCAAAGATAAGGTCGAACAGATGGGAGGCCTCGCCGACGAGGAGACGGCGGCGATGCTCATCGCCCACGAGCTCCGCGACGAGGAGGTAAACGGTATCGCCGACATCGAACCCGGGATGGAGGACGTGAAGTTCCTCGCTAAGGTCGTAAGTATCGGCGAACTCCGTACCTTCGAACGCGACGACGAGGACGAAGACGGACAGGTCATCAACATCGAAGTCGCCGACGAGACCGGCCGAATCCGCGTCTCGCTGTGGGACGGAATGGCCGCCGGGGCCAAGGAGAATCTCGAAGTTGGAACCGTACTCCGCGTCGGCGGTCGGCCCAAAGAGGGCTACAACGGCGTCGAAGTGAGCGCGAGCAAGGTCGAAGAGGACATCGACGCCGAAGTCGACGTGCAGGTGCTCGACACCTACCGCGTCGAAGACCTCGCACTCGGTCTTTCGGACGTGAATCTCGAAGGCACGATTCTCGACACCGGAACCGTCCGAACCTTCGACCGCGACGACGGCACCGAAGGCCGTGTCTCGAACCTCTCCATCGGCGACCCGACCGGTCGCATCCGCGTCACGCTCTGGGACGAGCGTGCAGACCTCGTGGAAGAACTCGAAACCGGCGAGTCGGTCGAAGTCGTTGACGGCTACGTTCGCGAACGCGACGGCTCGCTCGAACTCCACGTCGGCTCGCGCGGTGCGGTCGAGGTCATCGACGAGGATATCGAGTACGTTCCCGAGACAACCGATATCGAAGCGCTCGAACTCGGCCAGACGGTCGATATCGCGGGCGGCGTCATCGAATCCGACGGCAAGCGCACCTTCGACCGCGACGATGGCTCGCAGGGACAGGTTCGAAACATCCGCGTGAAAGACGACACCGGCGACATCCGCGTCGCCCTCTGGGGCGAGAAAGCTGACACCGACGTCGACCTCGCCGACTACGTCGTCATCACGGACGTGCAAATCAAGGAGGGCTGGCAGGACGACCTCGAAGCCTCCGCCGGCTGGCGTTCTTCCGTCACGGTCATGGACGACGCCCCTGACGGCACGGGTGGAAGCAACGACGCCGACGCGACGGCGACGAGCGACCAAGGTCTCGGTGCTTTCTCCGACGACGGAAGCGCGTCGGGGTCGTCCGCGGGCGACAAATCAGAAAACGTCGCGTCGTCGGGCGCATCCGCGACCGGAACGTCTGATGAGTCCGGTGAACCAGTCGAGTTCACCGGCACAGTCGTCCAGGCGGGCAACCCCGTCATCCTCGACGATGGCTCGCAGACGAAGACCGTCGAGACCGACGCCGACCTCGGACTCGGCGACGAGGTGACGGTCAACGGGACGGAGACCGACGACCGCATCGACGCGGAGACGGTCGAAGTTCACACGGGCGCACAGCGGTAA
- a CDS encoding histone deacetylase family protein codes for MRFGYNETCLEHDTGARHPETADRLRAIRRGLAKRHGVEYIEAAPADKSTVAAVHEDAYVDEFHDFCQRGGGNWDPDTVAVEESWVAALASAGLAEWAARSALAGDDGRDTPFSIGRPPGHHAVEDDAMGFCFFNNAAVAAQAVIDDGLAERVAIFDWDVHHGNGTQDIFYDRDDVFYASIHEEGLYPGTGEIEETGEDGAEGSTLNIPLRAGAGDADYVYSFEEAIAPAVEQFDPDLFIVSAGFDAHRHDPISRMRVSTEGYAMLTKRVQELCDDIDTAIAFVLEGGYGLDTLSEGVAIVHETFDGRLAMDPDEDPAEENVDLIDEVRDAHGLGSK; via the coding sequence ATGCGCTTCGGCTACAACGAAACGTGTCTCGAACACGATACCGGGGCGCGACACCCGGAGACCGCCGACCGACTCCGTGCGATTCGCCGTGGACTGGCGAAGCGCCACGGCGTCGAGTATATCGAAGCGGCACCAGCCGATAAATCGACCGTCGCGGCTGTCCACGAGGACGCGTACGTCGACGAATTCCACGACTTCTGTCAGCGCGGCGGTGGGAATTGGGACCCGGACACCGTTGCTGTCGAGGAGTCGTGGGTCGCCGCACTCGCCTCCGCGGGACTCGCCGAGTGGGCCGCACGGTCTGCTCTTGCGGGCGACGACGGGCGCGACACTCCGTTTTCAATCGGCCGTCCTCCGGGCCACCATGCCGTCGAAGACGACGCAATGGGATTTTGTTTCTTCAACAACGCCGCCGTCGCCGCGCAAGCCGTCATCGACGACGGTCTCGCCGAGCGCGTCGCCATCTTCGACTGGGACGTTCACCACGGAAACGGCACACAGGACATCTTCTACGACCGCGACGACGTGTTCTACGCCTCGATTCACGAAGAAGGACTCTACCCCGGCACTGGCGAAATCGAAGAGACCGGCGAGGACGGTGCCGAAGGGTCGACGCTCAACATTCCACTCCGCGCCGGTGCGGGCGACGCTGACTACGTCTACTCGTTCGAGGAGGCCATCGCACCCGCAGTTGAGCAGTTCGACCCCGACCTCTTTATCGTGAGTGCAGGCTTCGACGCACACCGGCACGACCCAATCTCGCGGATGCGCGTCTCAACTGAGGGCTACGCGATGCTCACAAAGCGCGTCCAGGAACTCTGTGACGATATCGACACCGCCATCGCGTTCGTCCTCGAAGGAGGATACGGGCTCGACACGCTCTCAGAAGGCGTCGCAATCGTCCACGAGACGTTCGACGGGCGACTCGCAATGGACCCCGACGAAGACCCGGCCGAGGAGAACGTCGACCTCATCGACGAGGTTCGAGACGCTCACGGTCTCGGGTCGAAGTAA
- a CDS encoding DUF7564 family protein, producing MTQSPVCIRCGEQYLFSGTYKGNYCQDCHGDWSAGPRTEDAPRVHSQSTRTSPARRRDADEGTEEPEPPYDEE from the coding sequence ATGACCCAATCCCCAGTCTGTATTCGGTGCGGTGAACAGTATCTGTTCTCCGGGACGTACAAAGGCAACTACTGCCAGGACTGCCATGGTGATTGGTCTGCGGGACCACGGACCGAGGACGCTCCTCGTGTCCACTCTCAGAGCACCCGTACGTCGCCTGCCCGTCGACGTGATGCTGACGAGGGGACCGAAGAACCCGAACCGCCATACGACGAGGAGTGA